The window GGTTCCCGATTATCTTGACTCACTTGGCCGCGATATAAGCGGGCTTAAAGCGGGAGTGCCGAAGGAATATTTTGTAGAGGGGTTGGACAAGGAAGTGAGGAATAGCGTAAGAGAGGCTATAAATGTTTTTAAAAAACTTGGCGTAAAGATAATGGACATAAGCCTTCCGCACACCAAATATGCGGTAAGCACTTATTATATAATTGCCCCCGCGGAAGCAAGTTCAAATCTCGCGCGTTTCGACGGTGTCCAATACGGCCACAGGCGAAAAGGCGCCAAAAATATCATAGATATGTACAAAGATACTAGGTCAGAGGGGTTCGGAGACGAAGCGAAACGGCGTATCATGCTGGGTACTTACGTTCTTAGCAGCGGTTATTACGATGCTTATTATCTTAAGGCGCTTAAAGTCAGGACGAAGATAAGAGAAGATTTTGAGAAGGCTTTCAAAGAGTGCGATTTCATAATTACTCCTACATCCCCTACGGCAGCATTCAAGATAGGAGAAAAGACAGGCGACCCTATCAGCATGTATCTTTCGGACGTTTATACTATCCCGGCCAATTTGGCGGGAATACCGGGCATATCGATACCTTGCGGCTTTACCGAAAACGGGCTGCCGATAGGCCTTCAGATACTTGCAAGGGCGTTTGGGGAAGAGACGATCTTCAAAGCGGCGCACGCCTTTGAGCGGAGCACGGATTTTCATAAAAGGAAACCGGCATTATGAAATACGATGTTTACATAGGGCTTGAGGTTCATCTTCAGCTGTCAACAAAGACAAAAGCGTTCTGTTCCTGCGGCACCGTCTTCGGCGAAGCGCCGAACAGTCAAACGTGCCCCGTATGCCTTGGCCTTCCGGGCGCGCTGCCTGTCCTGAATAAAGAGGTGCTTACAAGCGCCATAAAAGTTGCGCTCGCTCTTGACTGTTCGATAGCCGAAAGGATGAAATTTGACCGCAAAAATTATTATTACCCTGATCTACCGAAGAATTTTCAGATCTCACAATATGACAAGCCGCTTTCATATGACGGGCACCTGGACATAACTATCGGCGGAAAAGAAAAGAGGATAGGCGTAAAAAGGGTGCACATAGAAGAAGACGCGGGTAAATTATTTCATAAAGCGGATTACAGCCTTGTGGACTATAACAGGACAGGTACTCCGCTTCTGGAAATAGTATCCGAGCCGGATATGTCATCACCGGAAGAGGCATATGCGTATTTAGCGACTCTAAAGTCCGTATTGAAATATCTGGACGTCTCGGATTGTAACATGGAGGAAGGCAGCCTGCGGTGCGACGCGAATATATCTTTGAATCGAAAAGGTTCGGGGAAGCTGGGCACAAAGACGGAGCTTAAGAACATGAATTCATTTAAGTGGGTCAGGAGCGCCCTGGAGTACGAAATCAACAGGCAGTCCGAAATACTCGATGATGGCGGAAAGATTACCCAGGAAACGCGGTTATGGAACGCTGATAAGGCCGTCACTATTTCCATGCGCACGAAAGAGGAGGCCCACGATTACCGCTATTTTCCCGAGCCGGACCTTGTGCCTTTTAGCGTAAGCAGGGAATTGGTCGACGAGGTAAAGCGCGCGATTCCGGAGCTTCCGAAAGAGCGGATGGCGCGTTTTGTTTCGCAGTATGCTATACCGGCTTACGACGCCTCGGTGCTTACACAGGAAAAGAAGGCCGCCGATTTTTTTGAAGAGGCCGTAAGGATACATAGTAATCCCAAGGGTATATCAAATTGGATAATGGGAACTTTAAATGCCATACTTAATGAGAAACGCCTGGATATAGACAGGACAAAGCTTTTACCCGCTAACCTTGCGCTTATGGTAAAGATGATAGACGACGGCGCGATAAGCGCCAAAATAGGAAAAGAGATGCTTTTGGAAATGGTTGATACGGGAGAGTCGCCGGATGTATTGGTAGAAAAGAAAGGGCTCAGGCAGATTTCAGATGCCGGGGCGCTTGAAGGTATTATAGATAAAATCATTAAAGAAAACGAAAGATCGGTAAGCGATTATAAATCGGGCAAGAAAAACGCATTGGCGCATCTTGTGGGGCAGATAATGAAGGATACCAAAGGACGCGCAAACCCCAAAACCGTCAATGAAATCTTGCTCAAAAAATTGGAGGGGTAATATACATCATGAAGGCAAAAAAGATTCTCTTATGGATAGTTGTGCTGGCGTTGTTGTTTACATTAAGGACGGCTAATTGCGCCCAGAAGGCCGAAAAGCGCCAAGACATGTCGGCGATGTACGAACAGATACAGCTATTCTCAGATGCCATTACCATCATACAGAAGAATTATGTGGATACCATAGAGCCCAAAAAATTGATATACGGCGCGCTCGGAGGCATGCTGAGGGCGCTTGACCCATACAGCCAGTTTATGGATCCCGATATGTACAACGAGATAAAAGTGGAGACCACCGGCAAATTCGGCGGGCTGGGCATAGAGATATCAATACGCGATAACCTCTTGACCGTAATAGCGCCCATAGATGGTACGCCAGCGTATAAGGCAGGCATAAAGGCGCTCGACAGGATAGTGAAGATCAACAATGAGTCCACAAGAGATATAACCCTGCTCGAGGCCGTAAAGAAATTAAGGGGAGAACCGGGCACGACAGTCGATGTTACGGTTTTGCGCGAAGGCGAGAAGAAGCTTTTGGATTTTACTATAAAAAGGGACATAATAAAAGTAGACAGCTTAAAGAAAGCGGAAGTACTGGAAGGCGACATAGGATATATCAGGCTTATCGAATTTCAGCAGGACACCTCCAAGGAACTTGATAAAGCGCTTGCCTCTCTTGAAGTCAAAAATATCAAGGGACTTATACTGGACCTGAGGGATAACCCAGGCGGGTTGTTGGACAGCGCCGTTGATGTGTCGGATAAGTTCCTGCATAACAATGAAATTATAGTGACGACAAAAGGCAGGCAGGAAGATCAGGTTTTGGAGTTCAGGGCGCGTAAGAAAGGCGCCCTGCATGATTATCCGATAGCCATCCTTGTAAACGGCGGATCAGCAAGCGCTTCTGAGATAGTTGCCGGCGCGATACAGGATAATAAGAGAGGGCTTGTGATCGGCATAAAGACTTTCGGCAAAGGATCTGTCCAGACTGTTGTACCATTACCGGACGGCTCGGCACTCCGGATCACGACGGCGAAGTATCTTACGCCGAGCGGCCGCTCAATAATGAACGACGGCATAGAGCCGGATGTAGTAGTTGAACAAAAAGAATATAAAGAGTCGGCAAAAGAAAATGCCGAAGATATATTTGAGAGCCTCGAAGAGAAAGACCTGGAGAAAGCGCTCGAGGAGAATAAAAAAGCGTATGACCACCAGCTTTCGACGGGCATCAATATATTACGCGGGATAATAGCTTATAACGGTAAAGGCATTCGTGATTGATTTTTTATCCGGTCGCGCAAAGCTTATCATAGCTCTTCTTGCGGCCCTTGTGGTGGTTTTCGTGCTTTTTGCGCGAAGAGACTATACAGGGAATACCGAGCGCCTTGACTCTATGATCTTGGAAACGGTACGGGATTCTGGTGTTCCCGACAGCGATTTTGTTTTCGGCAAACAAGAGAAAGGTAAAAGCGGCGGCCGCACCTTCTTAAAGATCACGCGCCGCTACGAAGTAAGCCGGAGCTTTGACCTTAACAGATTTCAGTCCGAGATAGACAAAAAGCTGCGTAAGACAGGTTTTAAAACCGTAAAATCCGTTTTCGAAAAGCGCGGGGAGCGCGAGGAACATACAGTCTATTTTTCCTTTAAAAACAGGATAATATATGAGATATCGTTTTTGAAGAAAGCATATGGGCGTATTTCGCGCCGAGGCGCAAAGAATGCTAAGATCGCTATAGTCCTGGATGACTTTGGTTATAACATGAATAATCTCGAAACTCTTTACGGCATAAACGCGCCTATTACGATATCGATTCTGCCGAATATCACTTATTCAAAAAGGATTGCGGAAGAGGCGAGCGCAAAGAATATAGAGATCCTTTTACATCTGCCGCTTGAACCGCGCGGAGAAGAAGATAATCTGGAGCCCGGGACCATAAAGGTCGGTATGCCGCCCAGAGAAGTCAAGGCGTTGTTGAAAAAGGCGATAGAAAGCGTGCCGCGAATAAAAGGCGTCTCTAATCATATGGGCTCAAAGGCCACAGAAGACAAAGAGCTGATGAAGGTAATATTTGACGAGCTCAAAAAGCGGCGCTTATATTTTATGGACAGCCTTGTTACCGACAGCTCTATGTGCGAAGTCGCGGCCCTTAAGTCCGGATTGCGCATTGCGACAAGAGATGTATTTCTGGATAACGAATCGGACGAAAGATATATAGAAAATCAACTAAGGCGCACTGCCGAAATAGCCGCAAAAAGCGGCTCAGCCGTAGGGCTGGGCCACGACCGGCCGAACACAATACGCGTATTGGCAAAGATCATCCCAGAACTTAAAAGCGAAGGATTTCAATTTGTCTATCTTTCGGAACTCGTGAAGTGATATGATAGTCTTAGGCATAGAGACCTCATGCGATGAAACTGCCGTGGCAGTTCTTAAAGATAATACGATACTTTCTAATTCGGTTTCATCTAGCATTGACCTGCATAAGGACTTCGGAGGCGTGATACCCGAGATAGCATGCAGGTATCATGTGGAGTATATAAACTATGTCCTTCGCGATGCCCTTAAAGCGGCAGGCAAGACTTTAAAAGATGTAGACCTTATTGCTGTTACGGTCAAGCCGGGGCTTGTGGGCGCGCTTTTAGTAGGCGTGTCACTTGCCAAGGCGCTGGCCTTATCGCTGGATGTGCCGATAATAGGGGTGGATCACCTGATAGCGCACTTGTATGCGCCATGCGTAAGCGGTGAGAATGTTAAATTCCCGTTTGTCGGGATGGTGGTATCGGGCGGGCACACAAATCTATTTTTAGTACGCAGCGTAACAAAATATAAACTATTGGGACAGACGCTGGATGATGCCGCAGGCGAGGCATTCGATAAAGTTGCAAAACTCCTGGGGTTGGGGTATCCGGGCGGCCCGGTCATACAGAAAATGGCAGCGAAAGGCAGGGTGGATAAGAAACTTTTTTCTCTCGAAAGCTTTGACGGCAGCCTCAATTTCAGTTTTAGCGGCATTAAGACGGCGGTTCTTTACCACTTGCGGGATAGGCTAAAGAAAGGGAAACTAGCCGCCAAAGAGATCAATGATATTGCCGCAAGTTTTCAGGATGCGGTAACCGATATTTTGACAAAAAAAGCTATCCTTGCGTGCGAAAGAGAGAGGGTGTATACTTTGGTATTGGGCGGCGGAGTAACGGCTAATGAGGAGCTGAGGCGGAAGATAGCCGGCGCTACGCAATATAGCGGTATAAAGCTGTATCTTCCCCTCAAAAAATTGTGTCTGGATAACGCTGCGATGGTTGCGGGATTGGGAGGGGCGCTGTACAAAAGGAGAGTAATATCCGATCTTGGTATCAGCGCTGAATCAAGCAGTATTTATGCCGCATAAAAAATTTTAAAAAGGAGAGTCCATGATACAAGTTAGCGATTGGCAAATGATAATGCGCCTTGTAATGAGCGTGCTCCTTTGCGGAGCAATCGGCCTGGAACGGGAGGTGCGCGGGAGATCCGCGGGCCTGAGGACGCATATATTGGTGGGCTTAAGCTCGTGCCTTTTGATGATAATATCTATTTTTGTGGCGCAGAGTTTCGGTGAAGCGCATATGTTTGACCCGGGGCGTATAGCAGCGGGAGTAGTGACGGGCATGGGGTTTCTCGGCGCCGGCACAATAATACGCTACGGCGAGTCTATAAAAGGATTGACTACGGCAGCGAGTTTATGGGCGGTAACGGCAGTAGGATTGGCCGTAGGAGCCGGATTTTATCTGGCGGCATATGTTTCAACAGCTTTAATTCTAATAACGCTTTTTGCATTATCACGAGTTGAAAAAAGTATCAGTAAAGGGAAATAAATAGGAGGTGCGGCATGATGAAGAGGAGAGAAGCCGTAGAAAAAGTGCTTGATGTTGATGCCACTATGCAGGGTTCGTTGACGTTTAAGGATCCGGTGAATCTGCGCATAAACGGCAGTTTTGACGGGACACTTGATACGAAAGGCACTCTGACAATCAGCGAAAGCGCTATTGTCAGAGCAGAAATAAGGGGCGAGAGCATAATCGTTGCCGGCCGCGTATACGGCAATATAATCGCCGAACGCGAGCTTAAAATAATTCCGCCGGCACATGTTACGGGCAATGTTACCACGCCGCGCCTCAATATACTTGACGGGGCCGTGTTGGACGGCGAATGTCACATGACTACGCCCGGGAGCCATTCAAGCAGCGCGACAAAGAATGTTATGACAGCAGAGGAGCTCGCCAAGTATCTTGAAGTGGAGACCCCCATGATTTTTGAATGGGCCTCCTCCGGCAAGCTTCCGGCTTTCAAAGACAAAGACAACTGGAAATTTGAGAGAAATAGAATAGACGAGTGGATAGCAAACGGCAAAGTGATCTAGGTAATAAATGCAAGAAAATAGCCCGCTAATGGCGTTAAGCTATTTCCTTGGTGGAACTCGGGAGATTTATAATGCTAATGAGTAAGACAAATTGCGCGAATAAGCGCTGGGAAGAAAAATAGCGTATGCACCAAGAAAAACTTTTAAACATAAAAGAGGTGGCGGAATATTTAGGCCTTTCCGAAGAAAAGGTAAAGCGCCTTGTCTCCGCAGGGGATATCCCTGCATATAAGATTGCCGGGCTTCTGCTCAGATTTAAAAAAGACCAGATAGATCAATACAAAAGAAAGATAATTTCGGGTGATACAACGCAGGCAATTCCGGCTTCTTTCCGGATAGAACGAAAAGCAGGCGCAGCCAGACGTGCTTTTGCAAAAGAGGAAGCGGCGGTACCTTATTCGGTTATGGAAAAGCTCGAAGACTTCCTTTACTATAACGATTTTTACATTCTGTCGCTCATTCTGCTTCTGCTTGTGCTATTCGCAATTTTTGATATGTAGGGCTTATGCGGAGTGAAAAGATTTTACTGGATGTCCTCGCGAAAGTGAGGGCCGGGAAGATTTCTAAAAATAAGGCGGCCAGAGCGCTAAGCGGATTTCCTTCTCGCGAACTTGAATTCGCCAATATAGATTGCGCGAGGCACGCACGATGCGGCTTTCCTGAAGCAGTTTATTGCGAAGGCAAGACAGTAGAACAGATCAGGCGGATATCACGCGAGATATTGAAGTGCGACGGGTTTCTTCTTTTGACGCGATTGGCCGAAAGTTCCTATAAAAAGATAAAGCGGTCTTTCCCGCATTTAAAATACAATAAGCTTGGCAGGGTAGCCTATTGCCGGAAGGCTTTGGCGCCGGCATGGAAGAACAAGAATAGAAAAGTTATTCTTATAATAACTGCGGGGACTTCCGATATCCCGGTTGCCGAGGAAGCGAAGGCGACACTTTTAGCTGTAGGCGCAAACGTCAGGACTCTCTACGATGTCGGTGTAGCGGGCATCCACCGCGTTTTAAATAAAGTGGATGAGCTTAGAGAGGCCAATGTCATCATAGTGGCGGCCGGCATGGATGGCGCCCTCGCGAGCGTTGTGGGTGGAATTGTCTCAAAGCCCGTGATCGCCGTTCCTACAAGCTGCGGTTACGGGGCGAGCTTTAAAGGGCTGGCGGCGCTTCTTACCATGCTTAACAGCTGCGCGCCGGGTGTATCCGTTGTAAATATTGATAATGGTTTCGGCGCCGCATACATAGCGAACATGATTAATAATATGAATCTTAAGTAGCAATTAGCAACATCAGCTGAAAGCTAAAAAACATGCCGATAAAACCCGAAATAATCGAAGAGATGCTTAAAGGGACCGGGCTCCTTCGCGCCGACGAGATAAAGGATGCCCTTCGCCTCCAGCGCGATACAAGAGAACGGCTCGGACTTATTTTTTTAAGGAAGGGTAGTATATCGGACGAAAATATAAGAAGCGTCGTTACCGCTCAGATAGGCATCGAAACCGAAAAGACAGAAAACCTGAAGATAGAGTCTGATACTTTAAGAAAAGTTCCGGTGACCTTTGCCCACCACCACCGCGTAATCCCCGTAAAATTCGAGAACGATACCCTTACCGTCGCAACGGATAACCCGTTTAATTTTCTTGCGTTCGGCAACTTTAAAATTTTCCTCGGTTATAAAATAGAAGGTATTCTTACCACCGGGCAGGATCTGGATGATTTGCTGGAAAAGTATTACGGATTAAAAGAAGGCGCGCCCATTGACGCGCTGGTAGCGGGTATGGATACCCGTAAGAAGATAACGCTGAGAGAGATTGAAGAAGAAAAGGCTCGGCCGATATCAAAAGAAGAGGAGACGCCCGTAGTCAAGCTGGTAGGCCTTCTT of the Candidatus Omnitrophota bacterium genome contains:
- the tsaD gene encoding tRNA (adenosine(37)-N6)-threonylcarbamoyltransferase complex transferase subunit TsaD: MIVLGIETSCDETAVAVLKDNTILSNSVSSSIDLHKDFGGVIPEIACRYHVEYINYVLRDALKAAGKTLKDVDLIAVTVKPGLVGALLVGVSLAKALALSLDVPIIGVDHLIAHLYAPCVSGENVKFPFVGMVVSGGHTNLFLVRSVTKYKLLGQTLDDAAGEAFDKVAKLLGLGYPGGPVIQKMAAKGRVDKKLFSLESFDGSLNFSFSGIKTAVLYHLRDRLKKGKLAAKEINDIAASFQDAVTDILTKKAILACERERVYTLVLGGGVTANEELRRKIAGATQYSGIKLYLPLKKLCLDNAAMVAGLGGALYKRRVISDLGISAESSSIYAA
- a CDS encoding helix-turn-helix domain-containing protein; the protein is MHQEKLLNIKEVAEYLGLSEEKVKRLVSAGDIPAYKIAGLLLRFKKDQIDQYKRKIISGDTTQAIPASFRIERKAGAARRAFAKEEAAVPYSVMEKLEDFLYYNDFYILSLILLLLVLFAIFDM
- a CDS encoding divergent polysaccharide deacetylase family protein; its protein translation is MIDFLSGRAKLIIALLAALVVVFVLFARRDYTGNTERLDSMILETVRDSGVPDSDFVFGKQEKGKSGGRTFLKITRRYEVSRSFDLNRFQSEIDKKLRKTGFKTVKSVFEKRGEREEHTVYFSFKNRIIYEISFLKKAYGRISRRGAKNAKIAIVLDDFGYNMNNLETLYGINAPITISILPNITYSKRIAEEASAKNIEILLHLPLEPRGEEDNLEPGTIKVGMPPREVKALLKKAIESVPRIKGVSNHMGSKATEDKELMKVIFDELKKRRLYFMDSLVTDSSMCEVAALKSGLRIATRDVFLDNESDERYIENQLRRTAEIAAKSGSAVGLGHDRPNTIRVLAKIIPELKSEGFQFVYLSELVK
- the gatB gene encoding Asp-tRNA(Asn)/Glu-tRNA(Gln) amidotransferase subunit GatB; amino-acid sequence: MKYDVYIGLEVHLQLSTKTKAFCSCGTVFGEAPNSQTCPVCLGLPGALPVLNKEVLTSAIKVALALDCSIAERMKFDRKNYYYPDLPKNFQISQYDKPLSYDGHLDITIGGKEKRIGVKRVHIEEDAGKLFHKADYSLVDYNRTGTPLLEIVSEPDMSSPEEAYAYLATLKSVLKYLDVSDCNMEEGSLRCDANISLNRKGSGKLGTKTELKNMNSFKWVRSALEYEINRQSEILDDGGKITQETRLWNADKAVTISMRTKEEAHDYRYFPEPDLVPFSVSRELVDEVKRAIPELPKERMARFVSQYAIPAYDASVLTQEKKAADFFEEAVRIHSNPKGISNWIMGTLNAILNEKRLDIDRTKLLPANLALMVKMIDDGAISAKIGKEMLLEMVDTGESPDVLVEKKGLRQISDAGALEGIIDKIIKENERSVSDYKSGKKNALAHLVGQIMKDTKGRANPKTVNEILLKKLEG
- a CDS encoding MgtC/SapB family protein, whose protein sequence is MIQVSDWQMIMRLVMSVLLCGAIGLEREVRGRSAGLRTHILVGLSSCLLMIISIFVAQSFGEAHMFDPGRIAAGVVTGMGFLGAGTIIRYGESIKGLTTAASLWAVTAVGLAVGAGFYLAAYVSTALILITLFALSRVEKSISKGK
- a CDS encoding polymer-forming cytoskeletal protein, encoding MMKRREAVEKVLDVDATMQGSLTFKDPVNLRINGSFDGTLDTKGTLTISESAIVRAEIRGESIIVAGRVYGNIIAERELKIIPPAHVTGNVTTPRLNILDGAVLDGECHMTTPGSHSSSATKNVMTAEELAKYLEVETPMIFEWASSGKLPAFKDKDNWKFERNRIDEWIANGKVI
- the larB gene encoding nickel pincer cofactor biosynthesis protein LarB; its protein translation is MRSEKILLDVLAKVRAGKISKNKAARALSGFPSRELEFANIDCARHARCGFPEAVYCEGKTVEQIRRISREILKCDGFLLLTRLAESSYKKIKRSFPHLKYNKLGRVAYCRKALAPAWKNKNRKVILIITAGTSDIPVAEEAKATLLAVGANVRTLYDVGVAGIHRVLNKVDELREANVIIVAAGMDGALASVVGGIVSKPVIAVPTSCGYGASFKGLAALLTMLNSCAPGVSVVNIDNGFGAAYIANMINNMNLK
- the gatA gene encoding Asp-tRNA(Asn)/Glu-tRNA(Gln) amidotransferase subunit GatA — encoded protein: MDLNRHTALALLEMIKAGKANAREVLDDVLKRIESVDKKVKAFINIASPETLKRRLSSQPKGRLSGIPIVLKDNLCQEGQPATCSSKILKGFNPPYNATVVEKLEKDGAVIIGKANMDEFAFGSSCETSSYGATKNPWDLTRIPGGSSGGSAAAVAADETILALGSDTGGSIRQPAALCGVVGLKPTYGRVSRYGLIAFASSLDQIGPIAKDVADCALLLNVIAGYDEKDSTSVNAPVPDYLDSLGRDISGLKAGVPKEYFVEGLDKEVRNSVREAINVFKKLGVKIMDISLPHTKYAVSTYYIIAPAEASSNLARFDGVQYGHRRKGAKNIIDMYKDTRSEGFGDEAKRRIMLGTYVLSSGYYDAYYLKALKVRTKIREDFEKAFKECDFIITPTSPTAAFKIGEKTGDPISMYLSDVYTIPANLAGIPGISIPCGFTENGLPIGLQILARAFGEETIFKAAHAFERSTDFHKRKPAL
- a CDS encoding S41 family peptidase is translated as MKAKKILLWIVVLALLFTLRTANCAQKAEKRQDMSAMYEQIQLFSDAITIIQKNYVDTIEPKKLIYGALGGMLRALDPYSQFMDPDMYNEIKVETTGKFGGLGIEISIRDNLLTVIAPIDGTPAYKAGIKALDRIVKINNESTRDITLLEAVKKLRGEPGTTVDVTVLREGEKKLLDFTIKRDIIKVDSLKKAEVLEGDIGYIRLIEFQQDTSKELDKALASLEVKNIKGLILDLRDNPGGLLDSAVDVSDKFLHNNEIIVTTKGRQEDQVLEFRARKKGALHDYPIAILVNGGSASASEIVAGAIQDNKRGLVIGIKTFGKGSVQTVVPLPDGSALRITTAKYLTPSGRSIMNDGIEPDVVVEQKEYKESAKENAEDIFESLEEKDLEKALEENKKAYDHQLSTGINILRGIIAYNGKGIRD